In a genomic window of Helianthus annuus cultivar XRQ/B chromosome 10, HanXRQr2.0-SUNRISE, whole genome shotgun sequence:
- the LOC110884166 gene encoding probable indole-3-pyruvate monooxygenase YUCCA10 has protein sequence MTTGVEQTVAIIVGAGPAGLSTAASLHKLSIPYILLEREDCIASLFNKKAFDRFHLHLPKRFCQLAHMPFPSNLPTFVPRAELLKYYDDYACRFEIKPKFGNLVKSAKYDEDRKIWKVETKIVADGDGGGFRCYEARYLVVATGENCEPFIPEVDGLSEFKGEVIHSTRYKSGKKYENKNVLVVGAGNSGMEVAHDLSEYGAKTSIVVRSPIHIISKWSVTIGLLLLKKLSLNVVDSLLVWSSKLMYGDITKYGMQRPKEGPFLIKVRTNKYPVIDMGVFENIKSGKIQVLPALKSINSGGDEVVFENGKCYQFHTIIFATGFKTSTLLWLQGNDCYFNKDGTSKAMFPNNWKGENGFYCAGLAGTGLIGAAMDAQKIADDIFNLIST, from the exons ATGACTACCGGCGTTGAACAAACGGTGGCGATCATTGTCGGAGCCGGCCCAGCCGGCCTCTCCACCGCCGCAAGCCTCCACAAATTATCAATCCCATACATACTTCTCGAAAGAGAAGATTGTATTGCTTCTTTATTCAACAAGAAAGCATTTGATCGGTTTCATCTTCACTTACCCAAACGGTTCTGTCAGCTTGCACACATGCCGTTTCCGTCTAATCTTCCAACGTTTGTCCCGAGAGCCGAGCTCTTGAAGTACTATGACGACTACGCGTGTCGTTTTGAGATTAAACCGAAATTTGGGAACTTGGTAAAGTCTGCAAAGTatgatgaagataggaagatatGGAAGGTGGAGACAAAGATAGTTgctgatggtgatggtggtggttttCGGTGTTATGAGGCGCGGTATTTGGTGGTGGCTACCGGAGAAAATTGTGAGCCGTTTATACCGGAGGTTGATGGGTTGAGTGAGTTTAAAGGTGAAGTTATTCATTCGACTCGGTATAAATCCGGGAAGAAATATGAGAACAAGAATGTTTTGGTTGTCGGAGCGGGTAATTCTGGCATGGAAGTTGCTCATGATCTGTCCGAGTATGGTGCGAAAACCTCCATCGTTGTTCGAAGTCCG ATTCATATCATATCAAAATGGTCAGTAACAATCGGATTGCTTTTATTAAAAAAGTTATCACTAAATGTGGTGGATTCACTCTTGGTGTGGTCTAGCAAGCTAATGTACGGAGATATAACCAAGTATGGGATGCAAAGACCCAAAGAAGGTCCGTTTTTAATCAAAGTAAGAACCAACAAGTACCCGGTCATCGATATGGGTGTATTCGAGAATATCAAGTCTGGAAAGATTCAG GTTTTGCCAGCACTGAAAAGTATAAATAGCGGAGGAGATGAAGTTGTTTTCGAGAACGGGAAGTGTTACCAGTTTCATACAATTATATTTGCTACTGGATTCAAGACATCAACCCTTTTGTGGCTTCAA GGAAATGATTGCTATTTTAATAAAGATGGAACATCAAAGGCAATGTTTCCAAATAACTGGAAAGGAGAGAATGGGTTTTACTGTGCTGGACTTGCAGGAACAGGACTCATTGGAGCTGCCATGGATGCCCAAAAGATAGCTGATGACATTTTTAATCTAATTTCAACGTAA